A region of Fibrobacter succinogenes subsp. succinogenes S85 DNA encodes the following proteins:
- a CDS encoding DUF2442 domain-containing protein, translated as MLHVIDAKYIGDYKISIEFNDGYRFVADFKSVIKSDHRPIVQQLADIKFFKDFTLQVHTITWPNGVDFAPEFIKSLQ; from the coding sequence ATGCTTCACGTGATTGACGCGAAATATATTGGCGATTATAAAATATCCATCGAATTCAACGACGGATACCGTTTTGTCGCTGATTTCAAAAGCGTCATCAAGTCGGATCATCGCCCCATCGTGCAGCAACTTGCAGATATCAAATTTTTTAAAGATTTTACGCTGCAAGTGCACACGATTACATGGCCGAACGGCGTCGATTTCGCCCCGGAATTCATCAAGAGTCTTCAGTAA
- a CDS encoding type II toxin-antitoxin system RelB/DinJ family antitoxin, translating into MSQTTFSIRMDDNLKKDFDKLCEEFGMSMTTAINVFARAVVREKRIPFEVSSTKAPAYAADRRVFYNASPVASRMSMVMRQLSAEAERAGAADMTLDEINAEIDAARSGR; encoded by the coding sequence ATGTCGCAAACCACCTTTAGCATCAGAATGGATGACAACCTGAAAAAAGACTTTGATAAGCTTTGTGAAGAGTTTGGCATGTCGATGACCACGGCGATAAATGTCTTTGCTCGTGCCGTTGTGCGCGAGAAGAGGATTCCCTTCGAGGTTTCGTCCACAAAGGCTCCCGCTTATGCTGCTGACAGGCGCGTTTTCTACAATGCAAGTCCAGTTGCGAGCCGTATGTCAATGGTAATGCGCCAGCTTTCTGCCGAGGCAGAAAGAGCTGGGGCCGCCGATATGACTCTAGACGAAATCAATGCCGAAATTGATGCTGCCAGGAGCGGCCGATGA
- a CDS encoding type II toxin-antitoxin system RelE/ParE family toxin produces MAKKYEVVITPSAQRDLTEIKIYFTNILKTASNSVFEKFLEQVRLLKVHPFTYPIHQDSLLKLVSYRVIPINNYLMFYVVRGDTVQIHRVLYAKRNYTQLLGIGE; encoded by the coding sequence ATGGCTAAAAAATACGAAGTCGTCATCACGCCTTCGGCACAAAGGGACCTGACAGAGATTAAGATTTATTTTACGAACATTCTAAAAACAGCTTCAAATTCCGTCTTTGAAAAATTCCTTGAGCAGGTCAGGCTGTTGAAAGTGCATCCGTTCACCTATCCCATCCATCAGGATTCGCTGCTGAAACTCGTCAGCTACAGGGTCATTCCTATCAACAACTATCTGATGTTCTATGTGGTCAGGGGCGATACGGTCCAAATCCATCGCGTACTCTACGCCAAGCGAAATTATACTCAACTATTGGGCATAGGCGAATAA
- a CDS encoding type II toxin-antitoxin system Phd/YefM family antitoxin, which translates to MPNIRPISDLRNNFTSVAETVHKYDEPMYLTKNGVGDMVVMSIECYEKQMAQLELYSKLAEAISEVERGAECADAEKFLKDLMNG; encoded by the coding sequence TTGCCGAATATCCGACCGATTTCAGACTTGCGCAACAATTTTACGAGCGTCGCAGAAACCGTACACAAGTATGACGAACCCATGTATCTGACCAAGAATGGCGTGGGCGACATGGTTGTGATGTCCATCGAGTGCTACGAAAAGCAGATGGCACAGTTGGAACTCTATTCGAAACTTGCCGAGGCCATTTCCGAAGTGGAGCGCGGTGCGGAATGCGCCGATGCTGAAAAATTCCTGAAGGACCTGATGAATGGCTAA
- a CDS encoding putative toxin-antitoxin system toxin component, PIN family: MKFYAVIDTNVIVSALLKWNSVPGVVLQAVFNGFVVPVYNDEILNEYRNVLNRPKFGFSSELISETISQIESLGVMENALETVAEAMPDPKDIVFYSIALSHGKTAETHLVTGNVKHFPANPIVVTPRQMLDILCM, from the coding sequence ATGAAGTTTTATGCGGTCATTGACACAAATGTCATTGTTTCCGCTTTGCTGAAATGGAACTCTGTTCCTGGAGTCGTATTGCAGGCAGTTTTCAATGGATTTGTTGTTCCTGTATACAATGATGAAATTCTGAATGAGTATCGCAATGTTTTGAATAGGCCGAAATTCGGTTTTTCTTCAGAGTTGATTTCAGAAACCATATCCCAGATAGAATCCTTGGGTGTTATGGAAAATGCTTTGGAAACTGTTGCAGAAGCCATGCCCGATCCCAAGGACATTGTCTTTTATTCCATTGCGCTTTCTCATGGCAAAACCGCCGAAACGCATCTTGTAACGGGGAACGTCAAGCATTTTCCTGCAAATCCGATTGTCGTCACGCCGCGACAGATGTTGGACATTCTGTGCATGTAG